In Sebastes fasciatus isolate fSebFas1 chromosome 15, fSebFas1.pri, whole genome shotgun sequence, a genomic segment contains:
- the grhl3 gene encoding grainyhead-like protein 3 homolog, translating to MTKETETLGLVFQSENFNYNRYNNHVMDSWSYLESPVHEQNHSKPRLHPGDDLAALTMLYEQCKSNKDQKINCNRSGNICKTDRTLTNTNELTSLEASANVMKILSENVPLGHPHDVLGSKQNACLPISIPTTSDTYATLTSVVADTYDKQELNIIFDSLLTGAFPDPSAETLPYSDPFPEDQSSPVYSGSYTNSPPERFRSEFQFALGAPLASSYKSSELPMVYLNKGQFYPITLQGVDSSACLTATRVKTVVMAVFENDKSPEMQLRFWNHWHARQPTAKQRVIDIADYKEVFSGISNIEEVAFNALSFVWNPNEEAKVYIGINSLSTDFSAQKGVKGLPLNLQIDTYDFSSGTNQLLNRAACQVKIFCDKGAERKMRDEERKRTKRRVKPDANVSSSMGSDCTFFQTLDDHVTQPVLFIPEAHLCSLQRMATPNDDVERSAMKRLYPDRDQNSSPPSKQARRVDPQRVLLYVRTCAEEVFDALMLSAPTVSGLREAVSEKYGMQIDAIGKIYKKCKRGIFVNMDDNIIEHYTNQSAFLIEMSEGIGGQFQVTLIEV from the exons ATGACCAAAGAGACTGA GACTCTGGGACTGGTCTTTCAGAGCGAGAACTTCAACTATAACCGTTACAATAACCACGTCATGGACTCCTGGTCCTACCTGGAGAGCCCTGTCCACGAGCAGAACCACTCCAAACCCAGACTCCACCCAGGAGACGACCTGGCAGCCTTAACCATGCTTTATGAACAGTGCAAG AGCAACAAAGATCAGAAGATTAACTGCAACCGCAGTGGCAACATCTGCAAAACAGACAG GACTCTAACAAACACCAATGAGCTCACTTCATTGGAGGCGTCCGCCAACGTCATGAAGATCCTCTCCGAGAACGTTCCGTTAGGCCATCCTCATGACGTTTTGGGATCCAAGCAGAACGCCTGCCTGCCCATCTCCATTCCCACCACCTCAGACACCTACGCCACGCTGACCAGTGTGGTGGCAGACACTTACGACAAGCAGGAGCTCAACATCATCTTTGATTCCCTGCTGACCGGCGCTTTCCCCGACCCCAGCGCTGAG ACTCTTCCCTACAGCGATCCCTTCCCCGAAGACCAGTCCAGCCCGGTCTACTCGGGATCCTACACCAACTCGCCACCGGAGAGATTCAGGAGTGAGTTCCAGTTTGCCCTGGGAGCTCCCCTGGCTTCTTCTTACAAGTCCAGCGAGCTGCCCATGGTGTACTTGAACAAGGGCCAGTTCTACCCCATCACCCTACAGGGAGTGGACAGCAGCGCCTGCCTCACCGCCACTAGAGTCAAG ACGGTCGTGATGGCTGTGTTTGAAAATGACAAGAGCCCAGAAATGCAGCTCCGCTTTTGGAATCACTGGCACGCACGTCAGCCAACCGCCAAGCAGAGGGTCATTGACATCG cgGACTACAAGGAAGTGTTCAGCGGCATTAGCAACATCGAGGAGGTGGCCTTCAATGCTCTCTCCTTTGTGTGGAACCCCAATGAAGAGGCCAAG GTGTACATTGGCATCAACTCACTGAGCACAGACTTCTCGGCTCAGAAGGGAGTGAAAGGCCTGCCTCTGAACCTGCAGATTGACACGTACGACTTCAGCTCGGGAACCAACCAGCTCTTGAACAGGGCCGCTTGCCAAGTCAAGATTTTCTGCGATAAG GGTGCAGAGAGGAAGATGCGCgatgaagagaggaagaggaccaAAAGGAGGGTAAAGCCCGACGCTAACG TGAGCAGCTCAATGGGCAGCGACTGCACCTTCTTCCAAACCCTGGACGACCATGTCACCCAGCCGGTTCTCTTTATCCCAGAAGCACACCTCTGCAGCTTACAGCGCATG GCTACTCCCAATGACGATGTCGAAAG GAGTGCTATGAAGAGATTGTATCCAGACAGAGACCAGAACAGCTCTCCACCCAGCAAGCAAGCCCGCAGAGTAGACCCACAAAGAG TTCTGCTGTACGTGAGGACGTGCGCCGAAGAGGTGTTTGATGCCCTCATGCTCAGCGCGCCAACAGTGTCAGGCCTACGAGAAGCT GTTTCAGAAAAGTACGGTATGCAAATAGACGCCATTGGGAAAATCTACAAAAAATGCAAGAGAGG gatTTTCGTCAACATGGACGACAACATCATCGAACACTACACCAACCAGTCGGCCTTCCTCATTGAGATGTCCGAGGGCATCGGCGGTCAGTTCCAGGTCACCCTCATCGAAGTATGA
- the cldn23l gene encoding claudin-23 has translation MQTPASMVMGIVFAPLGLVLVFTAAITPQWREGQAHLSLAGSGSFLRAALKGQGTGGRSAEALLLLRSDGLWESCLQVEHPELKQCWPVAGPYQRDPRVRLAQGLILTSLFLCGTGIVLACIGVRCWMDIPLRGVSATGGLLVVMAGLLSFTALGVYTHNLERLGMAAPSQGINNPRFPQLRLHRGGSLYFGWLGSCLQMLGGSALLFSFKRPRYPTCPSCPELPVCPACRSCPEITNKPDTDVYEVSC, from the coding sequence ATGCAAACGCCAGCCTCCATGGTGATGGGGATTGTCTTTGCCCCTTTGGGATTGGTCCTTGTCTTCACTGCCGCCATCACCCCTCAGTGGAGAGAGGGACAGGCACATCTGAGCCTGGCGGGGTCGGGGTCATTTCTTCGGGCGGCACTGAAAGGTCAGGGGACGGGCGGAAGATCAGCGGAGGCGCTGCTCTTGCTGCGCTCTGATGGACTTTGGGAGAGCTGCCTTCAGGTGGAGCACCCCGAGCTGAAGCAGTGCTGGCCTGTGGCAGGTCCGTATCAGAGAGACCCGAGGGTTCGCCTGGCACAAGGTTTGATCCTGACCTCGTTGTTCCTGTGCGGCACCGGCATTGTCCTGGCGTGCATCGGGGTCCGCTGTTGGATGGATATACCTCTGAGAGGTGTATCAGCTACAGGTGGACTCCTGGTGGTGATGGCCGGGCTGCTGAGCTTCACTGCACTCGGGGTGTACACCCACAACCTTGAAAGACTGGGGATGGCAGCTCCAAGTCAGGGGATCAACAACCCCAGGTTCCCCCAGCTCCGCCTGCATCGGGGCGGCTCGCTCTACTTTGGCTGGCTGGGTTCATGTTTACAGATGCTGGGAGGCAGCGCTCTGCTGTTCAGCTTCAAGCGACCAAGATACCCGACCTGCCCGTCCTGCCCAGAGCTACCTGTCTGCCCTGCGTGTCGTTCATGTCCAGAGATCACCAACAAGCCAGACACGGATGTATATGAAGTCAGCTGTTAG